One window of the Marinilactibacillus sp. Marseille-P9653 genome contains the following:
- a CDS encoding AI-2E family transporter yields MKQEQNTNHTKGFSHSWFWKKIIDNKVVSILLVSLLVFINLFMIKQLSDLLQPIEIIFSIVGPPLVFSTIFYYLLNPAVDWLEKKKFTRNSAIAFVFALIIVLIIVGVNFIVPIIQDQLASLISNWPSYWDSLMLLLDGLLGTEAFTDFMAQMSDTSLISSFSGQASSFLNITVGGIGSIFGTLTRVGITLLTTPFILYYLLKDGKQLPNQLLKVVPTKVRANVRDILGDINKQVSYYVRGQLLVAACVGLMFWIGFSIVGLDFALTLGIFAGFLNLIPYLGSFLASIPAIIIAVVHSPLMLVKVLIVFAIEQVLEGRVISPQILGNSLKIHPINIIFLLLVAGRLFGVMGVVLGIPGYAVLKIIVLRTFKWYQRHSELYEEKQPLTEKTVDTIEE; encoded by the coding sequence ATGAAACAAGAACAAAATACCAATCATACTAAAGGGTTCAGTCATTCATGGTTTTGGAAAAAAATCATTGATAACAAGGTAGTCTCTATATTACTCGTTAGTTTACTTGTCTTTATTAACTTATTTATGATTAAACAATTATCCGATTTACTTCAACCTATTGAAATTATATTCAGTATCGTTGGTCCGCCGTTAGTCTTTTCAACAATATTTTATTATCTCTTAAATCCCGCAGTAGATTGGCTAGAAAAGAAAAAGTTCACTAGAAATTCAGCGATTGCTTTTGTATTTGCGCTGATTATTGTCTTGATTATCGTCGGTGTTAATTTTATTGTTCCGATCATTCAAGATCAGCTTGCATCACTAATCAGTAACTGGCCAAGTTACTGGGATAGTCTGATGCTGTTGTTAGATGGTTTATTGGGCACAGAAGCCTTTACAGATTTCATGGCACAGATGAGCGATACCTCTTTGATTAGTAGTTTTAGTGGACAGGCATCCAGCTTCTTGAACATAACAGTCGGTGGAATTGGAAGTATCTTTGGTACACTTACAAGGGTAGGAATCACTTTGCTAACAACACCATTCATTCTTTATTACCTTTTAAAAGATGGCAAACAACTTCCTAATCAATTATTGAAAGTTGTCCCTACTAAAGTAAGAGCAAATGTTAGAGATATTCTTGGAGATATCAACAAACAAGTTAGTTATTATGTAAGAGGTCAGTTACTTGTTGCTGCTTGCGTAGGGTTAATGTTCTGGATAGGATTCTCAATCGTAGGGCTTGATTTTGCTTTAACATTGGGAATATTTGCGGGATTTTTAAACTTAATCCCTTATCTTGGCTCATTTCTTGCATCAATCCCAGCAATCATTATTGCAGTCGTACATTCACCACTTATGCTCGTTAAAGTACTGATTGTTTTTGCGATTGAACAAGTCCTAGAAGGGCGAGTGATTTCACCACAGATCCTTGGTAACTCATTAAAAATACATCCCATCAATATTATCTTCTTACTATTAGTTGCGGGGCGTTTGTTTGGAGTAATGGGCGTGGTTTTAGGAATTCCTGGCTATGCGGTGTTGAAAATTATTGTTTTAAGAACGTTTAAGTGGTACCAAAGGCATTCTGAATTGTATGAAGAAAAACAGCCTCTAACTGAAAAGACAGTAGATACAATAGAAGAATAA
- a CDS encoding TetR/AcrR family transcriptional regulator, which produces MPTQTFFNLPESKRERLIAGAMKEFTEKSLNEASISNIVKNAGISRGSFYQYFEDKKDLYFYLLGKFKYNYNRLMVKSFKEVEGDFYEGYKIFGEKYIKYIMDSEKFGFFENMYLHMNYQINQESGATIIATPSNNKTEHPIDERVIDVVKREQVKACTDQEFISILRYILNILNDTIMEGFWKALTIEETQKLFATRLEWMTKGVLKDLTDEKMEDEV; this is translated from the coding sequence ATGCCAACACAGACATTTTTCAATTTACCAGAATCAAAAAGAGAAAGATTGATCGCAGGAGCAATGAAAGAATTTACTGAAAAATCGCTCAATGAAGCTTCGATTTCTAATATTGTAAAAAATGCAGGTATCTCTCGTGGGAGCTTTTACCAGTATTTTGAAGATAAGAAGGACTTATATTTTTATTTATTAGGAAAATTCAAGTACAACTATAATCGACTGATGGTCAAAAGTTTTAAAGAAGTAGAAGGTGACTTCTATGAAGGCTATAAGATTTTTGGAGAAAAGTATATCAAATACATTATGGATTCAGAGAAATTCGGCTTTTTTGAAAATATGTATCTGCATATGAATTATCAAATCAATCAAGAATCTGGCGCAACGATTATCGCTACACCTTCTAACAACAAGACAGAACATCCTATAGATGAAAGAGTGATTGATGTCGTTAAAAGAGAGCAAGTTAAAGCGTGCACGGATCAGGAATTTATTTCAATTTTAAGATATATACTTAATATTTTAAATGACACGATTATGGAAGGATTCTGGAAAGCGTTGACGATTGAAGAGACGCAGAAATTATTTGCAACACGCTTAGAATGGATGACGAAGGGTGTCTTAAAAGATTTAACTGATGAGAAAATGGAGGATGAAGTATGA
- a CDS encoding ABC transporter ATP-binding protein, with product MRKVAKFMNPWNVLITVFFMAVQVAGMLAMPTITANIIDFGVSEGNIDYIVRNGFFMLGFTLLTIVSALLNVFFAAKESQGLGHTLRKKIYRMVIYFTNEELDRFGTSTLITRATNDIMQLQFVMMMVLRTMILAPFLMIGAGAMAYSREPRLAFVFFITMPVLGALIWFILRFSSPLFKSMQRKTDNLNRIFREGLTGIRVIRAFNKDAYERERFDEANWDFAQTSIKANTIMAFMMPSMVLAVSVTNILITWFGAQFISTGDMQVGNMVAFMTYAMQILIGVMMVSMVLFFLPRGQVAAERVMEVLDTPNMIKDPEKPKNLTDTDISIQFDNVSFRYHGAEATALEDINFTLNKGERLAIIGGTGSGKTTLANLISRLYEVESGQIKVNGIDIRDVNQGELRRLIGFAPQKALLFSGTIRDNMKYGRPEATDEEIWHALDVAQGKEFVSGLPKQLDSRVEQGGGNFSGGQRQRLSIARALVTNADILLFDDSFSALDFKTDAKLREALKPDTEDAAVIIIAQRISTVIDADQIIVLDQGTVVGKGTHEELKANNPVYQEIMESQLKGEDI from the coding sequence ATGAGAAAAGTAGCAAAATTTATGAATCCTTGGAATGTACTCATTACTGTCTTCTTTATGGCAGTTCAAGTTGCTGGGATGTTGGCAATGCCAACCATTACTGCAAATATCATAGACTTTGGTGTTTCAGAAGGAAATATCGACTATATCGTAAGAAATGGATTTTTCATGTTAGGGTTCACACTTCTAACAATTGTTTCAGCGCTTTTAAATGTTTTTTTTGCGGCGAAAGAGTCTCAAGGGCTGGGTCATACATTAAGAAAGAAAATTTACCGTATGGTCATTTATTTTACAAATGAGGAACTGGACAGATTTGGAACGTCCACATTGATCACTAGAGCTACGAATGACATCATGCAACTACAGTTTGTTATGATGATGGTCTTGCGTACGATGATATTAGCTCCATTTTTAATGATTGGTGCAGGTGCAATGGCTTACTCTAGAGAACCAAGACTTGCTTTTGTATTTTTCATTACCATGCCTGTTTTAGGTGCATTGATCTGGTTTATACTAAGATTTTCTAGTCCTTTGTTTAAATCAATGCAACGGAAAACAGATAATTTGAATAGAATATTCCGTGAAGGGTTAACAGGGATTCGAGTTATCCGAGCCTTCAATAAAGATGCTTATGAACGTGAACGTTTCGATGAAGCAAACTGGGATTTTGCTCAGACTTCTATCAAAGCCAATACAATCATGGCGTTTATGATGCCCTCAATGGTCTTAGCGGTTAGTGTAACAAATATTTTGATTACCTGGTTTGGTGCACAGTTTATTAGTACGGGTGATATGCAAGTGGGGAATATGGTTGCTTTCATGACCTATGCTATGCAGATTCTAATCGGTGTTATGATGGTTTCAATGGTATTGTTCTTTTTACCTCGTGGTCAAGTTGCAGCAGAACGTGTAATGGAAGTGTTGGATACACCTAATATGATTAAAGATCCAGAAAAACCTAAAAATTTGACGGATACAGACATCTCTATTCAATTTGATAATGTTAGTTTTAGATATCATGGGGCAGAAGCGACAGCTTTAGAAGATATCAATTTCACTTTAAATAAAGGAGAACGACTGGCTATTATCGGAGGGACCGGATCAGGTAAGACAACTTTAGCTAATCTGATTTCGCGTCTTTACGAAGTTGAAAGTGGTCAAATTAAAGTAAACGGTATAGATATTAGAGATGTGAACCAAGGTGAATTAAGACGACTAATCGGATTCGCACCTCAAAAAGCCCTTCTTTTTAGTGGAACGATTCGGGATAATATGAAATATGGTCGACCAGAAGCGACAGATGAAGAAATCTGGCACGCACTTGATGTAGCTCAAGGAAAAGAGTTTGTATCCGGCTTACCAAAACAATTGGATTCAAGAGTAGAACAAGGTGGTGGAAACTTCTCTGGTGGACAACGACAAAGACTCAGTATCGCAAGAGCTCTCGTTACCAATGCAGATATTTTATTATTTGATGATTCCTTCTCTGCACTTGATTTCAAGACAGATGCAAAACTAAGAGAAGCCTTGAAACCTGATACTGAAGACGCTGCAGTGATTATCATTGCACAGCGCATTAGTACAGTTATTGATGCAGATCAAATTATTGTATTAGATCAAGGAACCGTTGTTGGTAAAGGAACACATGAAGAATTGAAAGCGAACAACCCTGTCTATCAGGAAATCATGGAATCTCAGTTGAAAGGAGAGGACATTTAA
- a CDS encoding ABC transporter ATP-binding protein codes for MAKGGTSNAAHMRSKKANNFWGTVLRLIKYMSTRFWALVATLFLAIAATIMSAQAPHILGRATTEIYRGLQEGRSLQEAGETIDRFPIDFGIIQNVILTVAVVYVTQAIFQFFQQFITARIAQKTVYDMRKELKEKMSKLPIKYFDTHSTGDILSRAVNDMDQIANTLQQSLTQFIISVVQFVTVLIVMSLIDLRLTFVTIATVPISLILIAFVAPKSQKQFANQQRELGNVNDHVEETFSGHTVVKTYNREEDEIKKFDDRSDRLNDASLKAQFLSGIMMPLVSFSRDLGYFGVAIVGGMGVANGTMSLGNVQAFIQYVNQFSQPVRQIANLANTIQVTIAACERVFEVLDEEEMQEKPSGLEPKRNTPYKVEFEHVQFGYGDEADDTLLMNDFNLTVKPGDMIAVVGPTGAGKSTLINLLERFYDVKGGSIRFEGVDTRDIPKAELRTKFSMVLQDTWSFNGTIWDNIAYGSEEHGHDRDRIYAAAKAAHVDDFVRRLPEGYNTILNEEGTNISQGQRQLITIARAFLADPEVLILDEATSSVDTRTEILIQKAMTNLLENRTSFVVAHRLSTIRDADKIIVMNQGDVIETGNHDELMEQDGFYADLYNSQFASYEENPEYA; via the coding sequence ATGGCAAAAGGTGGAACAAGTAACGCAGCGCATATGCGCTCGAAAAAAGCCAATAATTTCTGGGGAACGGTATTGAGACTCATAAAATACATGTCCACTCGATTCTGGGCACTTGTTGCAACATTATTCCTAGCAATTGCAGCCACAATCATGTCTGCTCAAGCACCCCATATTTTAGGTCGAGCAACAACTGAGATTTACAGAGGCCTTCAAGAAGGGAGAAGCCTACAAGAAGCTGGCGAGACGATTGATCGATTCCCAATTGATTTTGGAATCATTCAAAATGTCATTCTTACAGTAGCAGTCGTATACGTTACTCAAGCTATCTTCCAGTTTTTCCAACAATTTATTACGGCTAGAATTGCTCAGAAGACAGTTTACGATATGCGTAAAGAATTAAAAGAAAAAATGTCTAAACTGCCCATTAAATATTTTGATACGCATTCAACAGGAGATATCTTGTCGCGTGCCGTTAATGATATGGATCAAATTGCAAATACATTGCAGCAGTCACTGACTCAGTTTATTATCAGTGTCGTACAGTTTGTAACGGTTTTGATCGTAATGAGTTTGATTGACTTACGACTGACCTTTGTGACGATTGCGACAGTACCGATTAGTTTAATTTTAATTGCATTTGTAGCACCGAAATCACAAAAGCAATTTGCGAATCAGCAGCGTGAACTAGGAAATGTAAATGATCACGTAGAAGAGACGTTCTCAGGTCATACAGTGGTTAAAACGTATAACCGTGAAGAAGATGAGATTAAAAAATTCGATGACAGAAGTGATCGTTTAAACGATGCTTCATTAAAAGCTCAGTTTTTATCTGGAATTATGATGCCTTTAGTCAGCTTTTCAAGAGATTTAGGATACTTTGGTGTAGCGATAGTCGGGGGAATGGGTGTCGCTAACGGAACAATGTCTCTTGGTAATGTACAAGCTTTTATCCAGTACGTGAATCAATTCTCGCAACCTGTACGACAAATTGCCAACTTAGCCAATACGATCCAAGTGACGATTGCTGCTTGTGAGCGAGTCTTTGAAGTGTTGGATGAAGAAGAAATGCAAGAGAAACCTTCTGGATTGGAACCTAAGCGCAACACACCTTACAAAGTTGAATTTGAACATGTCCAGTTTGGCTATGGTGACGAAGCCGACGATACATTGCTGATGAACGATTTCAATCTAACCGTTAAACCGGGTGATATGATTGCTGTAGTTGGACCGACTGGCGCAGGTAAATCGACTTTAATTAATCTCTTGGAACGCTTCTATGACGTTAAAGGCGGAAGCATACGTTTTGAAGGTGTAGACACGAGAGACATTCCTAAAGCTGAGCTTAGAACGAAGTTTTCAATGGTTCTTCAAGATACTTGGTCATTTAATGGTACGATCTGGGATAATATTGCCTACGGTAGTGAAGAACACGGACATGACCGAGACCGTATTTATGCAGCTGCTAAAGCAGCACACGTAGATGATTTTGTCAGAAGACTTCCAGAAGGATATAATACGATCTTGAACGAAGAGGGAACGAATATCTCTCAAGGGCAACGTCAATTGATTACAATTGCCCGTGCATTTTTGGCTGATCCAGAAGTATTGATTCTTGATGAAGCAACGTCTTCTGTAGATACTAGAACGGAAATTCTGATTCAAAAAGCCATGACGAATTTGCTTGAAAACAGAACAAGTTTTGTGGTTGCACACAGATTATCTACGATTCGTGATGCAGATAAAATTATTGTTATGAATCAAGGAGACGTTATCGAAACGGGAAATCACGATGAATTAATGGAACAAGATGGATTTTATGCAGATCTTTATAATAGTCAGTTTGCTTCTTATGAAGAAAACCCAGAATATGCATAA
- a CDS encoding ammonium transporter: MSATDTIWVLLGIVLVFFMQAGFAILESGFTRAKNAGNIIMKNIMDFVLGSLLYWIIGFGIMFGPSIAGFIGIPDFFVTGNYDTNIPGYVFLMFQTVFCATAATIVSGAMAERTKFSSYLLYTIIISGIVYPISGHWIWGGGWLSSLGFQDFAGSTAVHMVGGVTAIIGAKIVGPRMGKFDKQGRAQSIPGHNVLLAALGVFILWFAWFGFNGASTLEASGEESLSLIGLILLNTNLSAASGTLVAMILSWVKFGKPDVSLTLNGALAGLVGITAGCAVVQPAGAFGIGILSSVAMVYGTEFVENKLKIDDPVGAFGVHGIAGALGTVLIGVFSTDGGLLYGGNGGLLLIQFIGVAAVIVWVGITMTVTFKVIDSTIGLRVSPAEEEAGMDVSEHGLASSYADFKATTTPIHSETL; this comes from the coding sequence ATGTCAGCTACAGATACGATTTGGGTTTTATTAGGGATTGTACTTGTGTTTTTTATGCAAGCGGGATTTGCTATTTTAGAATCAGGATTTACAAGAGCTAAGAACGCAGGCAATATTATTATGAAAAATATTATGGATTTTGTACTGGGGTCTTTACTCTATTGGATAATTGGTTTTGGAATTATGTTTGGACCAAGTATAGCTGGGTTTATTGGAATACCTGATTTTTTTGTAACAGGAAACTACGATACGAATATACCAGGATACGTGTTCTTGATGTTTCAAACAGTATTTTGCGCAACAGCAGCGACCATTGTTTCTGGAGCGATGGCAGAAAGAACGAAATTTAGTTCATACTTGCTTTATACCATTATCATTTCAGGGATCGTTTATCCCATTTCTGGCCACTGGATCTGGGGAGGCGGTTGGTTATCTAGCTTAGGTTTTCAAGATTTTGCCGGTTCTACGGCAGTGCATATGGTGGGTGGTGTAACAGCGATTATCGGCGCGAAGATCGTTGGACCGCGAATGGGTAAATTTGATAAGCAAGGTCGTGCACAGTCAATACCCGGTCACAATGTCCTATTGGCTGCTCTAGGGGTATTTATCTTATGGTTTGCTTGGTTTGGATTCAACGGAGCATCTACTCTGGAAGCTTCTGGGGAAGAGTCATTGAGTCTGATTGGTCTTATATTATTAAATACAAATTTATCAGCAGCCTCAGGAACGCTCGTTGCAATGATTTTGTCTTGGGTCAAATTCGGGAAGCCAGATGTTAGCTTGACGTTAAATGGTGCACTGGCAGGACTGGTCGGTATTACAGCCGGTTGTGCCGTCGTTCAACCAGCGGGCGCTTTTGGGATCGGGATTTTGTCTTCTGTTGCGATGGTCTATGGTACAGAATTTGTTGAAAACAAATTAAAAATTGATGATCCAGTCGGAGCTTTTGGCGTACATGGAATTGCGGGCGCTCTTGGAACAGTTTTGATCGGTGTTTTCTCTACAGACGGGGGATTGCTCTATGGAGGAAATGGTGGACTATTATTGATTCAGTTCATTGGTGTCGCTGCAGTAATAGTATGGGTAGGGATTACAATGACTGTAACGTTTAAAGTCATTGATTCTACAATTGGCCTAAGAGTATCTCCAGCTGAAGAGGAAGCGGGAATGGATGTCAGTGAACACGGACTGGCCAGCAGCTACGCAGATTTCAAAGCAACGACTACACCCATTCATTCAGAAACACTCTAA
- the manA gene encoding mannose-6-phosphate isomerase, class I: MIQPLFFTGVMQEKIWGGTNLRDFFGYDIPSEHTGELWAISAHKNGPATVSQGEYKGQTLTELWDEHRELFGDQSGDVFPLLTKILDAQTALSVQVHPDDAYGLEHEGELGKTECWYVIDAEDEAEIVFGHHAQTKEDFAEMIRSGEWDQLLRYVKVKPGDFFYVPSGTVHAIGGGITILETQQSSDTTYRVYDYDRKDDTGQTRPLHIQQSIDVTTIPHVDPEPMQNRVKQGDAEIKTFVDNEFFKVEEWVVDGEVNLKASGLYTLVSVLKGEGSIIVDSTSYSLTKGIHFILPHGINEWTLKGHLQIIASTPGENI; the protein is encoded by the coding sequence ATGATTCAACCATTATTTTTTACAGGTGTTATGCAAGAAAAAATCTGGGGAGGTACAAATCTTCGAGATTTTTTCGGCTATGATATCCCAAGTGAGCATACTGGAGAACTTTGGGCAATCAGTGCACATAAGAATGGACCTGCTACTGTTTCTCAAGGAGAGTACAAAGGTCAGACGTTAACAGAACTCTGGGATGAGCACCGTGAATTGTTCGGAGACCAATCAGGAGATGTTTTTCCACTCTTGACAAAAATTCTAGATGCTCAGACTGCATTATCAGTTCAAGTCCATCCAGATGACGCGTACGGATTAGAACACGAAGGTGAACTAGGGAAAACAGAGTGCTGGTATGTGATTGATGCAGAAGACGAAGCTGAGATTGTTTTCGGCCATCACGCACAGACGAAAGAAGACTTTGCTGAAATGATTCGTTCTGGAGAATGGGACCAATTATTACGTTATGTGAAAGTGAAACCCGGTGATTTCTTTTATGTACCAAGTGGAACTGTCCATGCAATCGGTGGCGGTATTACGATTCTTGAAACGCAACAATCCAGTGATACTACTTACCGCGTTTATGACTATGATCGAAAAGATGATACCGGTCAAACTAGACCTTTACACATCCAGCAATCTATTGATGTCACAACGATTCCGCATGTGGATCCTGAACCTATGCAAAACAGGGTTAAGCAAGGTGATGCTGAGATTAAAACTTTTGTTGATAATGAGTTCTTCAAGGTAGAAGAATGGGTTGTTGACGGAGAAGTGAATCTAAAAGCAAGTGGATTATACACTCTTGTCAGCGTGCTAAAAGGTGAAGGCAGCATCATTGTTGATTCTACTAGCTATTCACTAACTAAAGGCATTCATTTTATCTTACCGCATGGTATTAATGAATGGACACTTAAAGGGCATCTTCAAATCATTGCTTCTACACCTGGCGAAAACATTTAA
- a CDS encoding thymidine kinase — translation MAQLYFRYGAMNSGKSIEILKVAYNYEEQNKRVLLFTSAIDDRDSVGYITSRIGLKREAIPIEDQTDLFEVVKQQSEGLACVLVDEAQFLKKEHVLQLAYIVDQLNIPVMTFGLKNDFRNELFEGSKYLLLLADKIEEMKTICWFCHKKAIMNMRMQEGKPVSTGSQIMVGGNEAYYPVCRKHYYESMESSLERGEEK, via the coding sequence ATGGCTCAATTATATTTTAGATATGGTGCGATGAATAGTGGGAAGTCTATCGAGATTTTAAAAGTAGCTTATAATTATGAAGAACAGAATAAAAGAGTTCTTCTGTTTACAAGTGCGATTGACGACCGAGATTCTGTTGGATATATCACTAGTCGAATTGGATTGAAGCGTGAGGCGATCCCTATCGAAGATCAGACAGATTTGTTTGAAGTCGTCAAACAGCAATCAGAAGGTCTAGCTTGCGTATTGGTTGATGAAGCGCAATTCTTAAAAAAAGAACATGTATTACAACTCGCATATATTGTAGATCAGCTAAATATACCGGTTATGACGTTCGGATTAAAAAATGATTTTCGAAACGAATTGTTTGAAGGTTCGAAATATTTATTGTTATTAGCTGATAAAATAGAAGAAATGAAAACCATTTGCTGGTTTTGTCATAAGAAAGCGATTATGAATATGAGAATGCAGGAAGGTAAACCTGTTTCAACCGGAAGCCAGATTATGGTTGGGGGAAACGAAGCGTATTATCCTGTGTGTCGTAAGCATTATTACGAATCGATGGAAAGTAGTCTAGAAAGAGGCGAAGAAAAATGA
- the prfA gene encoding peptide chain release factor 1 → MYDRLEQVDNRYDELNELLSDPEVITDTDRFLKLSREEGDLRETVTCYRKYKAVVEGISETEEMLEESLDNDMEEMAREERTELLEQKAALEEELKILLLPRDENDKRNIIMEIRGAAGGDEAQLFAADLLDMYQRYAETQRWKTEVLDANSNGIGGYKEVTLLISGQNVYSKLKFENGAHRVQRIPQTESQGRIHTSTATVVVMPEAEDVEIDIAENDIRVDIYHASGAGGQHVNKTASAVRLTHEPTGIVVAMQDERSQLKNREKAMKVLRSRIYDKITQEAQAEVDAERKTAVGTGDRSERIRTYNYPQSRVTDHRINLTLQKLDQILAGKMDEIIDALVFWEQAQKMEQLQNEYE, encoded by the coding sequence ATGTACGACAGACTTGAGCAAGTGGATAATAGATACGATGAATTAAATGAATTACTAAGTGACCCCGAAGTCATTACAGATACTGACCGATTCTTGAAACTTAGTCGAGAAGAAGGTGACTTGAGAGAAACTGTCACGTGCTATAGAAAATATAAAGCAGTCGTTGAAGGGATTTCTGAAACAGAAGAAATGCTTGAAGAATCTCTGGATAATGACATGGAAGAGATGGCTAGAGAAGAAAGAACAGAATTGCTTGAACAAAAAGCAGCTTTAGAAGAAGAATTGAAAATCTTATTGCTTCCTAGAGATGAGAACGACAAGCGAAATATCATCATGGAAATTAGAGGGGCTGCCGGAGGAGATGAAGCACAATTATTTGCTGCGGATCTTCTAGATATGTACCAGCGTTATGCGGAAACACAAAGATGGAAAACAGAAGTGCTGGATGCAAATTCAAATGGGATTGGTGGGTACAAAGAAGTAACCTTACTGATTTCTGGACAGAATGTATACTCTAAGCTTAAATTCGAGAACGGTGCACATCGAGTACAACGTATCCCTCAGACCGAATCACAAGGTAGAATCCATACCTCGACTGCGACAGTCGTCGTTATGCCGGAAGCTGAAGACGTTGAGATCGATATCGCAGAAAATGATATTCGTGTAGATATCTATCATGCAAGTGGCGCTGGCGGGCAGCACGTTAATAAAACAGCATCAGCCGTTAGATTGACTCATGAGCCTACCGGAATCGTTGTTGCTATGCAAGATGAGCGTTCGCAACTTAAAAACAGAGAAAAAGCGATGAAAGTTTTAAGATCTCGTATTTATGACAAAATCACTCAAGAAGCACAAGCAGAAGTAGATGCAGAACGTAAAACAGCTGTAGGAACAGGAGACCGTTCTGAAAGAATCCGTACGTATAACTATCCTCAAAGTCGGGTTACAGATCACCGCATCAACTTGACTCTTCAAAAATTGGACCAAATATTAGCGGGTAAAATGGATGAAATCATCGATGCATTGGTTTTCTGGGAACAAGCTCAAAAAATGGAGCAACTTCAAAATGAGTATGAATAA
- the prmC gene encoding peptide chain release factor N(5)-glutamine methyltransferase: MSMNNLYHKETIREVLFGASSFLKKAELEGYAAEWLLKERFDLTKTDLVRMGSQVMPEKMKEQFLNDLQHYLEGKPVQHIVGHEWFYDRKFKVTNDTLIPRPETEEWFDRYLKTLSSKPLDVLDIGTGTGVLAISHKLERPSDRVTAVDISSEALEIAKQNAASLKAEVRFYLSDLTSAVRTHHYDLILSNPPYISTSEHGEMDQSVLDHEPALALFAAEDGLDIYKRLAKELPSILNPEAKVILEIGYLQGQRVQNIFQDAMPNADIEIWKDMAGQDRVVYIAI; the protein is encoded by the coding sequence ATGAGTATGAATAATTTATACCATAAAGAAACCATCAGAGAAGTCCTTTTTGGGGCTTCTTCTTTTTTAAAAAAAGCAGAGCTTGAAGGATATGCAGCTGAGTGGTTGTTAAAAGAGCGGTTTGATTTAACAAAGACAGATCTGGTTAGAATGGGTTCACAAGTCATGCCGGAAAAGATGAAAGAACAATTTCTAAACGATTTACAGCATTATTTAGAAGGAAAACCCGTGCAGCATATTGTCGGACATGAATGGTTTTACGATAGAAAATTTAAAGTGACAAACGATACGCTTATTCCTAGACCTGAAACTGAGGAATGGTTTGATCGATATTTGAAGACTTTATCATCCAAGCCATTAGACGTGCTGGATATTGGAACCGGGACAGGCGTATTAGCTATTTCTCACAAACTAGAAAGACCAAGTGATAGAGTCACAGCAGTGGATATCAGCTCAGAAGCACTAGAGATTGCTAAACAAAACGCAGCCTCATTGAAAGCGGAGGTTAGATTCTATTTAAGTGATCTAACGAGCGCTGTAAGAACACATCATTACGATTTAATCCTGTCAAACCCTCCTTATATCTCAACGTCTGAACATGGGGAAATGGATCAGTCTGTGCTGGATCATGAGCCTGCGCTTGCTTTATTTGCAGCAGAAGATGGACTAGACATTTACAAAAGGTTAGCAAAGGAGTTGCCGTCAATACTGAATCCAGAAGCTAAAGTGATACTTGAAATTGGATATCTTCAAGGGCAACGTGTTCAAAACATATTTCAAGATGCAATGCCGAATGCAGATATAGAAATCTGGAAAGATATGGCAGGACAAGACAGAGTAGTCTATATTGCTATATAA